AGTTTTCCATTGGGTTTATGTCTGGAGATGACTCAGGCTATAGCTCCAAAAAGTGAGGATCATTGTCAAATAGCTAGTTTTTCACTAGCGTTTAGGCATGTGGCAGATGCCCTTACCCAGAATGACTTACATTTGTGTTTCATTATACAtgtaagcagttgagggttaagggccttgctcaagggcccaactaaatactgtaaatgaggTAGAATAAGTGCAGCCATGGGACTCACCATAGGATTACCCTGCAAGTTCTTAGAGATGGCTGCTTCTATAAGGAGAGGCAATGTTAACCTAGTAGAGTCTGGTGAAAATAGAAAATGATGCCAGCACCTAGTTGGCCAAGTAGGACCCATGAGGAGCCACAAAGTTGGACAGTCAACTCATCGATCTTTAGATCGAATGATGATGTTCACTAATCATTATAACAGTCTCTGCTTATACAAGGGAGCTCCTTGTGTCTTGTGTCTCCACTGATGAACAGTTGGTCTCAGGACAGGCTGGTTGCTGTGTCTAAATCAGGGGTTTTAAAGGGGTCCCAAAGAGACTTTGATGTAGCATCTCCTAGTAAGGAGGGGGGAAAGATGTCTGGCCATTGAACAGAAGGCTGTGAAAAATTACAAGCCTCTGAGGTTTATAGTCTTAGCTTCTAAATCATTTATATTAGCTCAGCCATGTCTGCCACAAAGTCTGGATTTGTATACAAAGGACATCAGCCTGGTTTCTGGCCTTCTTATGTTTATTAGTTATCGTCAGGTCTGGGTATTTGCAACCAGCAAGCTGTTTGTCAGGCTTGGTTCAGAATCATCTCTAAGCCAAATCCAAATTAATCAGCCAAGTAAGTCATCTTAATATCTTCTAGAGTATATAGTCAGTGCAAAGAAACAATATCTTGGAAATGGTCAATACAATCAAAACACAGCAGACACTTTTGGTAGATTCAACAGATTCAGACCCTGATCACAAGTCTTTTAGATTGGTTATTTGAGGCTATCTACTGTATAGTGATCCACATATTACCCACTCAAAAATAATTAGAAATCAACTGAATACAAACTGATGCtaggtgctgtttgttttttcttgataCATAATAATCAGTTTGAATGAAGACCTGATTTACACAGCAActctaaggttttttttttttttgctctctaaCAATTGAAATAAAGGATAATCTATTTAAATCCTTAGAGAGCAAAAAACAACCAAatgccttcttcttcttcttcatgcaGGTACATGTAgattaataagaaaaataagaaatgagCATGAATAGCCACAATAAAGGCAGTTTATGTcagaaataacatttaataaagcACTAGTACAAATGACCATAGCCAAATCTttccaaaaattattaaattattaatatactcGTGTCTGTTGTTGTGCTACAGTTTTCACACAATTTTGTATTCTTCGTAAATGAAAGTGACGTTGCAGATACAGATCTTAAATGTAAAGATGAGAAATCCTGTTTATAGAATTGCTGAAAAAGAGCACTTATCTCACTCTCTTAGTTGCACCTCACTCATTTAGTtgtgtttctttctattactaAGTAAGTTAgtaactttttgtttgtttgtcctgGTCAGTTGATCAGTCATTTGGATCACAAGTcattaaagtaaagtaaattatGTTATTTAGATTCTTAAAAAGTCCTGTAATTACAGTGACACTTAcaggtaatgtactgtatatagtaactTTTGTAGATGTTTTCTGAAACATCTGATGTTTTCAACCAATCACATCCATCCACACATGAATTGTTGAAAACTTTTATTCAATCTACACTTTccatcaaatgtaaaaaaaaaaataaataaaaaaatccagaacaTGGCATTTCACAATTCATGTATGATTTCATGTTGTAACATAAACAGCCTAGGCTGTAACAAAAATTGATGTCCAATCCAACATTAGCACAAAGTGCGTAATCAACCAATTTATCTATCAATCTTACCATATTCCCTGTAAATAAGATCATTTAAAGACTCGCTAGATATAAGTTTTCGGAAGGGATTTGTGAACTGGCTTCTGGAATTCAtcatgcaaatatattttagtGCCATTAGTGCATTGGAGATAAACAATCAATATCATTATCATATCACTAAGATTTGCATCCCAAAATCCATGCATCAATAgtgcatattattttttattaatactgtAATCGTTATTGAAAATTCAGTTTAAAGTGAtgataaaagaaaattaggaaAAAGGATAAATTAGAtaagaatgtactgtacaattaaTTACCAATGACTTAATACAGTTAACCAGgatataatgtaaaattttgtgaacatataaaaatatatcacacaacacaacaaaatgATATTCATGCATCTTAACTGGccacatatttatttttgtttatattacacACTGCAGACTGAGCTATTTAATttcacaaaacataaaaaacagccTATTAAATCCCTAAAATTAATTATACCCATTCACAACTGTTTAACAACTGATAAGAATCTGAACAATACCAAATGATAGAAAGTCATTGCTGTTTTGctgatacagtacattaaatgcCCCCAAatgcccccccaaaaaaatgccTATATTCAATATCACcacagcagtaaaaaaaaaaaaaaaaaaggtgtcacATGttcatacaataaataaataaataaataaaataaataattaagttgAAAGCTTAAAAAAGACTGaatcatttgtcacatacagtattattacaCTGTTGAACTGTAAGCTGTACTGGTACAATTCATACTGAGAACAAAGTAAATTAAGTCCCAATAAATATTAGTAATATATGACATTATTTTTGTAATCATGGGGCAGCATGATTAAcagctaaataacattaaaaaaagaataattaagaTTATTCTACGAATTTGTAATAACAGCGAATAAACAGGAAATACTTTCctgtaacatacagtatcaaAGTGCTGTGCTCTTGTATAGAGATTTGCTGTCACATAGCAGGGGTGAAAAAAAGCATGGAGAAACTGCACATAGGTAAAAAGTATGATTAGTCTTTTAACATTTTACTAAATTGAAAACTGAATTTGAATTTTGGTGCAACAATCAACTTCATCATCAACAAACaatttcattttgtaaaaacatctgacaaaaaaaatcacctgtatcgtctgtatttttataattagCTACTTTGATACGCAAGTGGTGTCAAAGGAAATATTctatttaaacaaactaaaattttaCTTGCTCATAGGATAACTTTTAAAAGCCAATTAGGAATAAATGCTTAGCTAATTGGTTAATTAGCTAACCAATCCTAgcaaagtacagtggaacctcggcatacgaatttaatTCATTCGAACTCacgcgagttcttaaggtgaaaatctttattgtaaaatgtattttcccataggaaacaatataaatgcaaaaaaacagttACAGCCACCAAACATGTTACCAATATTATGaatttccaacattataatcatatttttgcatataaaaacaatcaaaacatttagataagacaatgaaaaaattaagttaaaaaaaaaaaacttatttcgCTTGGCTTTTCACTGACACAAACGCATTTTGAATGGCTCCCAAAAATGCACACAACTTAGCTGTCATTCGGTTTGGGTTGGTTTGTTTGTATAGTGAAAATTCTCTGTATACCAATAacaatttcttgcaaaattttagttcttCAGGTAAACAGTCATAAGGGGTTAGTATGCCGAGATTTTACAGTAATTTCAAttctttattcattaattacttTATTCATAAATTCTTCTTTCACagttatcctgtacagggttaaATGAGCCAGGAGCCAATCCCAGGGACTTCACAAAGGGCGAGGTACACCAAGGACTGGATGCGAATTCATTACAgagcatacacatacacacacgcacacaaccacactacaggcaatttaggaacaccaatcaacctaatctgcatgtctttggagaaaccagagtacccggagatgCAACCCTCTAAGATGCAAGGACACAGTCCTAACTACTAATCCACTGTGCAATTCAAAATTAACGTTAACATACCTTTTTATTGATGAATTCTAAAATCAGATGCTTTTACATAGAAGACAAATAAGACAGCTCAGGTTGTATGAATCAATATgtccaataaaagaaaacacttaaaaaaggaaaataaataaataaatgaaataattaaaattttgcaataagcaatttctttaatttatactttttaaggCCAAAAAAAGTATACCTAAAGTAAAACctaaagagtaaaaaagtatatatatttttcttggaAATTTACTTCAGTTAAAGTACAAGTTTTCAGTAGTTTAATTACAGTAATACATAAGAAAAACTCTTCTGAAAAGTTTTTAATAGcagtaaaaattattaaacatgtactgtaaaacaaagaaagcaCAACTGTTCAAGTAAATAACACTTCTGCGAAATGACCGTCATAAATGCTTCATCGAcgttattttgttaaaatttcgTGTTGGCACCCTAATGCCTCAATATTTTCATTCGAGGTTCTCTTCAGTTTATTTCACTTGACTGTCAGACTATTTTCATCACTTTGAGAGCCACAGCTAAAACTGACCCCATGTGTGcttaagtgcaggttaatttaatACATCCAGAActaatataaactttttttggtCTGCAAAGGTTTGATGTGGTGAAACAATTTTTACTTAAATGCTAGTAAATGTAGTATCTAGCTATCCAATTTGCTAGTTGTAGCCTAAcatctttcatttcatttttttttctttttaatcaaaaaAGCAATAGGCCAATTGGACATTGTACCCACTGGCATAAGCAAACAGACAAAAAGCACCAGAcagcttttttatgatttatatatgtatattgtatGACTGCCTTGAGCATGCACATGTCGAGCATACATCTCAGTTTATCAGGCAGTCAGCCAGCAAAAGGGCTCTTCTAGCTGGCACAAATTTCAACAGTTCATTCAATAATATCCACCCTCAAATCACTTTCCACCTTACGATTTTACTGCCAACTTTAAGAAGCTTTTGTACAGCCAATTTTGACTATAACCATATaaattttccactaattccaaAAGAAATATTTGGACCACTCAGATGTTGGAATATCAAATTTTTCATCTAATTCCCATAATGAATGCCCTAACAATCTAACAAGTGCCAATCTACAGCAAAACTAATCTTCTTCATCCTTAGCTTTACTCAAGCAATATTAAACATCCCCAGGAGTGGTTGCTCTTCCAGTCTGGGTGATAAAGTTCACCCTCTTGGCTGAGACGCTGTATGTGCTAATATCCTCCTGCTCTGTCTCGTATTCAGGACTTGAGGAGTCTTTGATGACACTGTAGTAGACTGGGGCACTGCATTTAGACGCCTTCTCCTTAGAAGTGGCACCCTTGCAGTGGCAGAGCTTCTTAAAAGCCGTCCGGAATTTTTGCGACATCGCATTGTATATTATGGGGTTGATGGCGCTGTTGGTGTAGATGCTCATGCGGCAGAAGAGCAGAAACCATGTGTTGAGGTATGGAGGGTCCATGAGTGAGTTCACCACCACCAGAGTGCGATAGGGCATCCAGAGGAGAGCAAATAATACCACCACCACTGCCAGCATCTTGGTCACCTTAAATAAGAAAGGACAGGAACTGAAGACCACCAGATAGCATGTATTTGTAAAACATCAAGATTTTCTGTATTGATGGCTAGTAATCGTacttcagaataaaaaaagcatttctctTTTATCTTCTCTACTAAATGATCCATTCAGCTTCAGTTTTAAAGGACAAATGCTTCACATTTCCCATGAGAATTGACTAAGGCTCTAgcacttttcatttatttgtcttcagtaaccactttatcctggttagagcctatctcaggaaaGCCTGCTGTGAGACAGGAATACGCACTGGATGTGATGCCAATACATCATCCTGCATCGCACTGCACcatgcgcacacatacacactttcccAGCTATAAAGGTCCTATTCTACCTACTGACATTCTTATGCACACTTAAAGGAAGTTattgaacttaaaaaaaaaaaaaaaaaaaccttacagtgTGTAACCTGGATCAAACCAGGTGTTTCTACCTGCTGTGACATTATGGTGCAATGGTTCAAATAATCTAATAATATGGCAAATGATTTCCTGAGTATGAGTTTATGAACTTTATTTTCATtcctttaatgcatttttttaaccaCTTTGCCATGCAAATCAATGTCTTTAGATGCAGTTAATAATGTTCATACATTAGGCAGGTAGGTGGACAAGTCATACAGTGGATTGTAGCCTGCATGATGCCTCACCATCCACTGATTGAATTACTGGGAATAACCGCAGTTATAGAATCACTGCCAAAATCAAAGTGTGGTGTTAGATGCAGAGTAATTTTAGAGACTATGTGTCAGTCTATGTGTAAGCCTTTTGTTAGAATGAGTGTTTCATGGTCACTTTGCAAGTGTATTGCAAGTGCATACTGTAGGTACTCCTTTAATTAGCAGCAAAACGAGATTATACTTGTCACACTCTCAGCTATTGATAGAATATTGTTTCATATTAATCCTTGTCTGAAAGCatgcttgtctttttttctcatatgattttgctttagttttatttatttagtacaaTACTACTACAAAGAAACAATGGCTTTATTGTATCTCTGTGCAGAACGGAACCCTTTATATTGTTTACAGATCAATATTTATGAACTGTACTTTGCATGCATTTGACAAATACAAGATGCTATTAAAATTTCACTTGAATAATATTGACATATGGTTcataatgtaaaacaaaaatgtatatatgcatTATCCAAATATAACCAAATCAGTGACAGAATTCCATAGACAGAAggaaagtagattttttttttgttaatgtttgGCAATTCATGGCCTACTTAAGAAAATTTCAACTTTCCACTTCATTCCACTTCATTCCAACTTTATAACATTGGATGCTACTTGatgctaaggtttaaatttcttaaataaaacagtagCTTACCTGTTTTCTGGAGGAAACTGCATCTTTGTTTGACTTACAGGAGACCTTCACTGTGCTGTTCGTCCTTCCTTGGTGGATCGAGTCATTTCCTCTTTCTGACAAATTTGCAGGCAAAGGGTTCATGAACAATATTCTAGCAATCAACCCATAAAGCACCGTAGCCACGACCAGTGGAATTACATAAAACAGTGTGAAGTCCAAAAAGTAAATCGGCATGTAAAGGTTCCTCGACACCCGATAACCACATCTTACAACAACACCATTGGCGTAAACCATCTCATGTATATCGACAAGGAAAAACCACATGATGCAGTAGAGTGAGGTGAAAATCCAAACGCAGGCGATGATCTTTTTGGCTCTggatacagtacatatgaacTGTGCCTTGATAGAGTGACATATTGCGATGTAGCGCTCAACAGTGAAGGCTGTGATGGAGCAAGAGGAAACATTGATTCCCAGATACTGCAAGTAAGTGATACACAAGCAGCCAGCGTAGCCATAGATCCAAGAAGAAACCACTTCAGAGATGTTGGGCAGCCCAGCTGCTAAGAGAACAATAAGGTCCGCAATAGCCAAGCTGACCAGGTAACAGTTAGTTGGAGTCATCATGTGTTTGGTCCGGAGAACGACGAGGACAACCATAATGTTGCCGGCTATTCCAACCCCACATATGAGAAGGGACAGAAATATGGTGATGACCTGGACTTCCAGTGAGTTCTCCGGCATATTGCTCAGAGGTTCAGTGAGGTTAGTGACAGCGCTAGGAGTCACGTTCTCCATTGTGATGTGACTGTCCTCTGCACTTTTTGGTTCTCTGGATAGGTATGAATGACTGCTTAGATTTATACTTTCAAGATCAgttgacaaaaaagaaaacctgtAAATCATAcacaacaagaaaaaagaaaattatcttGTTTAGAAGTCATagtcatttgtaaaaaaaaaaaaaaaaaaaaaaagttaaatatgtgACAGAGTCTGTAAAAACTCggctaaacaattttttttgtgatttactgTTTTCTTCATAAAATCAtatgtagtaaaaaaaacacagctgagTTTTTACAgattatatcatacagtatatttttcatgtgtctagataattatataaagacaaaaagcagcagttttattcatgcagaaaaaaagagataacTTACCATGATTATATTTGATGAACATTTCCTTTGATCTTGTAGAACAAaatagtatatatgtatataatgtgCATACAGATATTTATATCAATTCAGTGTTCCTCAGCATCTAATAAGGTGGCAGTATGCTGCAGAGTGCCAGCACTCTCTATGAGCTTCCCTTTtttccatcctccctccttCTCGCTCTATCTCTCTTATGGTCCATTGGCCAGCCCTCTTTTTTACCCCAGCTCTCTTGTTCATCACCCTCACACTCCCACTTCTTTAGTGTCACCACCGTTTTTTTCTTCCAATTCCCTCTGTAATagctgcattattatttttgccttATTACAACCTCCCTATCATGCTGTATGTATACGAATTGCATGGAGCCTATTGACtttacacatatactgtacagaaagcgtatatataatgttattgctgtattttatttcatttttgtttcaaaAGAAATTTCTTTGGATTCAAATGAGTGACAAATTAAGATAATTTAGGTAATGCATTTGATTTTGGCTCCAGTTTTAGTTTCCAATGAGCCAAGTCTCTGACAATATAATCATCAGTCATCAGAGAAGAACAGGGAGAACTAATATTGGTCGGATTTGTGAAGCAAATACCTTCAGTCCATTTATCATTAGACAGCAAGATGTATTAAATATACTGTGTTTATAGTTTTCCACacttttttctctgtctttgaAACCACcattattaatcataataagCTGATATGAATGATCCGACATCTAGTTGCACAATTGAAACCTCGCGAATGGGGAGTCATTTATTTTGCCAAATGATGATTCAATTAGTCTGTCAGCAGGTCcccttcttcttcatcttctctctctctccctttctttctcacacacccttTATCATCCTCTTTCTCTTACTATTCACTGTCTGGCTgcctagctttccattttactCTAATTTCTGAGTGCCTGTGCCCCCAGCCTCCACTTCTGGCTGTAATTGCGCGGGACCTGCCAGTGATAAGACATGACAAGAGGCTTTCATTTGTTCTGCTGGAAGAATCTGAAGAGGTCTCTCTAGCCGATTCCATTTACCATGTGTTATCTTTTCGCTTGTCAGTGACTCTGAAACACCACACAAATCTACTTAGCCCAAATGGAAGCAAGAGGGGCAGAGATGTCACTCTGTTGCTTACCCACAATTCAGATATAAAGTAAGCGAAAAGGGCCTCTTTGTGCAATTGACTGCTGGTTTACTGCACTCAGTGGTATGAAATCTACAATTTACAACAGAGAATGCGCTGTAAATTACAGCAACGAATCAGTTCTGAGTGGAACTGACAGCTAGAATTTAGCGAGAAACCAAAAGAGACCTCCAggcatacagtatgcacacacacacacacacacacacacacacacacacacacacacacaatatgacaGACATTGAAATAAAGGCTATTTGTGacagaaagaataaaacaagATAAAGTTTTACCTCTGCTGAAATTATTTTGATATAAAATTACAGTTTTCAGACTAAAACCATATGAAACTAATTGGACATTCATGTAATGTAAAACTCGAAAtgttaaaacaaattttagaaCAAAGCATGAACATCTTACCTTAGTGaatattttatctgtttatacagtatatataataatttgctGGAGGATGAACACATCAATAGAACACATTAAGATGTTTGTTGGAATTTTTGTCTCTCttgtttttctatttgtttatgcacatacagtatcacatgtaaactactgaacaaacttttttacaggtgtatttggctgagcttcagctttaatttgaaatttaaatgggaaaaaaaaaatatatatatagcctatatatacacacacatcatctaaagcattattaggaacaccatactactgtaatacggtgtttgaccccctttcgccttcagaactgccttaattctacgtggcattgatttaacaaggtgctgaaagcattctttagaaatgttggcccacattgataggatagcatcttgcagttggtGGAGATCTGTGggtccagggcacgaagctcccgtttcACCACATcacaaagatgctctattgggttgagatctggtgactgtgggggagattttagtacagtgaactcaccGCATGttcaagaaatatatatatatatatatatataaaatcaacctttaaaaaatcattagtaCAATCAAAGTTCAATAGAtggcagtgtatttttttatatgttatgagtgtgcaattaaaatctCCTTAATAAATGCAATGTCCACGCATTTTACAGTAACACATGAACAAAGTTGTACACATATAaagtacagacacacacatgtggtgCCATAAATTCGAAAGGTTTATCCATATTCGCATGATCGTcttacacagtactgtagctGCAAGTTTCTGCACATCATGGTGCCGATCTCaccttccaccacatcccaaaggtgcttaaTTGGATTGAGGTCTGGTGACTGGAGGACAACTGGGTATAGTGAACTTATTGCCATGGTCAAGAAACTAGTTTAAGATGGTTTTAGCTTGGTGACATAGCACCTTATCCTGTGTGCATCAAGAGATagacatggtcagcaacaatgttCAGGTAGGCTCAGTCATTTAATTGCTACTAAGGGCCCAAAGGATATCAAGAAAACATCCCACACCACCACCATTACACAACCACCAGTCTGAACCGTTGATGCAAGACAGGCAGGATCTTGCTGTTTACGTGCTGCAGCTATCAAgcgtctatatacagtactaacacatttaactatgctaacattttttaacacaatAACACTAATAACACTTGACAATGGCCAACAA
This region of Clarias gariepinus isolate MV-2021 ecotype Netherlands chromosome 9, CGAR_prim_01v2, whole genome shotgun sequence genomic DNA includes:
- the LOC128530495 gene encoding thyrotropin-releasing hormone receptor translates to MENVTPSAVTNLTEPLSNMPENSLEVQVITIFLSLLICGVGIAGNIMVVLVVLRTKHMMTPTNCYLVSLAIADLIVLLAAGLPNISEVVSSWIYGYAGCLCITYLQYLGINVSSCSITAFTVERYIAICHSIKAQFICTVSRAKKIIACVWIFTSLYCIMWFFLVDIHEMVYANGVVVRCGYRVSRNLYMPIYFLDFTLFYVIPLVVATVLYGLIARILFMNPLPANLSERGNDSIHQGRTNSTVKVSCKSNKDAVSSRKQVTKMLAVVVVLFALLWMPYRTLVVVNSLMDPPYLNTWFLLFCRMSIYTNSAINPIIYNAMSQKFRTAFKKLCHCKGATSKEKASKCSAPVYYSVIKDSSSPEYETEQEDISTYSVSAKRVNFITQTGRATTPGDV